The following are encoded together in the Deltaproteobacteria bacterium genome:
- a CDS encoding phage tail protein gives FRLGQGVWVHSAFNSSYGAMYFGRPKIRSAKTNDITDISLVGDVFGVHAYNDAKAEVWIAPAGLQRGRIPNTLGVHYNVGTPGRSSEMDDLVNNQISPIVDFSDEGTVIWGEQTLQRAPSALQSLHIRRLLIYMRKALLKINRIYLFEPNDPITWRRVFNLINPWMEDLLKRRAFYEYLIQCDQDAKSINDAILNTPERIDRGEFVCRLFIKPTRTLKYFGIEAVITKSNANFKELLDIRL, from the coding sequence ATTTCCGCCTGGGACAAGGCGTGTGGGTTCATTCCGCTTTCAATTCCAGTTACGGGGCCATGTATTTCGGCAGGCCCAAGATCCGTTCGGCCAAGACCAACGATATCACCGATATCAGTCTTGTCGGTGACGTGTTCGGCGTCCATGCCTATAACGACGCCAAGGCCGAGGTCTGGATCGCCCCCGCGGGCCTGCAACGCGGCCGGATCCCCAACACTCTGGGCGTCCACTACAACGTGGGCACCCCGGGACGATCCAGCGAGATGGACGACCTGGTAAACAACCAGATCAGCCCAATCGTGGATTTCTCGGATGAAGGTACCGTGATCTGGGGCGAACAAACCCTGCAACGGGCACCCAGCGCGCTCCAATCGCTTCATATCCGCAGACTGCTCATCTACATGAGGAAGGCTCTTCTCAAGATCAACCGGATCTATCTCTTCGAACCGAATGACCCCATCACCTGGCGTCGGGTTTTCAACCTGATCAATCCATGGATGGAAGACCTCCTGAAACGGCGGGCGTTCTACGAATACCTGATCCAATGCGACCAGGACGCCAAAAGCATCAATGATGCGATCCTGAACACGCCGGAGAGAATCGACCGCGGGGAATTCGTTTGCAGGCTCTTCATCAAGCCGACCCGCACGCTCAAATATTTCGGGATCGAAGCGGTGATCACGAAGTCAAACGCGAACTTCAAAGAGCTTTTGGATATTAGGCTGTAG